The following are encoded in a window of Onthophagus taurus isolate NC chromosome 3, IU_Otau_3.0, whole genome shotgun sequence genomic DNA:
- the LOC111413160 gene encoding toll-like receptor 6: MAFFLFVCVCAQLVFFGRTSWSLDSSPTDSVPQQIRYEAPDDCQWWIRDSPAEVSLTCKLRTINSEFDTTNFSVIPSEHTTALRIECDEDIMSRSSLDDRSFFHLNKLRELDLEHCKLGRWPSGTLTGLRDLRNLTVRTHNTDWPAMSLDFSQESFNPVRQLERLDLSCNNIWSFPENIFCPLTNMVFLNVSENRLQDISDLGFREKAPKPPQPLMSPQEDEHLLHSPTTPQTFTHPCSLDIQILDTSYNHFVLIPANGFSVLRRLRELYVHHNEISMVADKALAGLKTLQIFDLSHNKVVALPSELFKDSSYSIKEIYLQNNSISVLAPGLFSNLEQLLALDLSRNHLTSAWINGDTFSGLIRLVLLNLSNNRITKLDPTFFRDLYTLQILHLDHNQLETIPADTFAPMNNLHTLLLSYNRITYLDAYSLNGLYVLSLLALDSNMLKGIHPEAFRNCSSLQDLNLNGNLLGAVPLALKDMRLMRTVDLGENSLTSLEEPGFRGMTNLYGLRLMGNQIETITKRVFSDLPALQILNLARNRLRRIEPGAFEHSSNMQAVRLDHNELTDITGLFSDVPSLLWLNVSDNKIEWFDYAMIPKNLQWLDLHKNNVGQLGNHYALENEIKLQTLDASFNKLTSMNAAAVPNSIELLFLNDNLISMVEPHTFAKKLNLTRVDLYANQITRMDLNALRLTPVDPEKPLPEFYIGGNPFQCDCTMEWLQRINKLDHLRQHPRVMDLESIYCKLLYNRDSNYLPLINAESSQFLCTYKTHCFALCHCCDFDACDCEMTCPTNCTCYNDQSWSANVVECSGVGYTEMPSRIPMDATEVYLDGNNFGELSSHSFIGRKNLKVLYANNSNIAAIYNHTFSGLRRLTILHLENNKIKELLGFELATLENLRELYLHGNLIHHIDNRTFLELKHLEVLRLDGNRLRLFEVWQFSLNPYLVDIGLGDNQWSCDCQYVQNYRKWLQVNQGKVLDSNKIICMYNNVTKTFGPHLNDFNSTTCSAYTSDTRAIIENQVVNDYLPLLLATMCIFIVSVVLVCGAFYYRRELRVWIYSRCGLRMCYKTTAFEEQQDKDRLFDAYVSYSVKDEGFITQVLAPGLEGADPQYRLCLHYRDFNVSAYVADTIIEAVESSRRTIVVLSKNFLHNEWCRFEFKSALHEVLKDRKRKLIFIVTGELPQRDLDPDLRLYLKTNTVIEWGDRQFWQKLQFAMPDIKRSCVHQRGSINIYATATPTHLERSRSPGLPPPPPPGKLPPFLQHPPSLPRDGRPIPHPLWA, encoded by the coding sequence ATGgcattctttttatttgtgtGTGTTTGTGCTCAATTAGTATTTTTTGGGAGGACTTCTTGGTCATTGGATTCATCCCCCACGGATTCGGTGCCTCAGCAAATTAGATACGAGGCGCCCGATGATTGTCAATGGTGGATCAGAGATTCTCCTGCTGAAGTTTCATTAACATGCAAGTTAAGGACTATCAACAGCGAATTTGATACGACCAATTTTAGCGTGATCCCCTCGGAGCACACAACAGCCCTTAGGATCGAGTGTGATGAGGATATAATGTCTAGGAGTAGCTTGGACGATAGGAGCTTCTTCCATTTGAATAAGTTAAGGGAACTAGATTTGGAACACTGCAAGTTGGGGAGGTGGCCTTCGGGAACATTAACCGGATTAAGGGATTTAAGAAACTTAACGGTTCGAACTCACAACACGGATTGGCCTGCAATGAGTTTGGATTTTTCTCAGGAAAGCTTTAATCCGGTACGTCAATTGGAACGTCTCGATTTAAGTTGTAACAACATTTGGTCGTTTcctgaaaacattttttgccCTTTAACCAACATGGTGTTTTTAAATGTCAGCGAAAATCGACTCCAGGATATTAGCGATTTGGGATTTCGAGAAAAAGCGCCCAAACCACCACAACCGTTAATGTCGCCGCAAGAAGATGAACATCTTTTACATTCACCCACTACACCGCAAACGTTCACTCATCCATGCAGTTTAGATATTCAGATTTTAGACACGTCTTATAACCACTTTGTCTTAATACCGGCGAATGGTTTCAGCGTGTTGCGAAGACTTAGAGAACTTTACGTTCACCATAATGAGATTAGTATGGTTGCGGATAAAGCACTTGCAGGTTTGAAAACTTTACAAATCTTTGATTTATCGCATAATAAAGTTGTCGCGCTCCCATCGGAGTTATTTAAAGATTCGTCGTAttctattaaagaaatttaccTTCAAAATAACTCGATTAGCGTTTTAGCGCCGGGTTTATTCTCGAATCTTGAACAATTGTTAGCTTTAGATTTATCGAGGAACCATTTAACGAGTGCTTGGATAAATGGTGATACATTTTCGGGGTTAATTCGTTTGGTATTgctaaatttatcaaataatcGAATTACCAAGTTAGATCCTACCTTTTTCCGCGATCTTTACACCTTACAAATACTCCATTTAGACCATAACCAATTAGAAACAATCCCCGCCGATACTTTCGCTCCTATGAATAACCTCCATACATTATTACTTTCCTACAATAGAATAACTTACCTCGATGCTTATTCTTTAAATGGACTGTATGTTTTATCTTTATTGGCCCTGGATAGTAATATGTTAAAAGGAATACATCCGGAAGCTTTTCGAAACTGTTCTAGTCTccaagatttaaatttaaatggtaATTTATTAGGAGCGGTCCCATTAGCATTAAAAGACATGAGATTAATGCGAACTGTTGATTTGGGCGAAAATTCTCTCACTTCTTTGGAAGAACCCGGTTTTAGAGGGATGACGAATTTATATGGCTTAAGATTAATGGGGAATCAGATTGAAACGATTACAAAACGTGTTTTTTCGGATTTACCAGctttgcaaattttaaatttagctAGAAATCGATTGAGAAGAATCGAACCGGGAGCTTTCGAACATAGTTCTAATATGCAAGCTGTTCGATTAGACCATAACGAATTAACCGATATAACCGGTTTATTTTCCGACGTTCCGAGTTTATTATGGCTTAACGTTTCcgataataaaatagaatggTTCGATTATGCGATGATTCCGAAAAATTTGCAATGGTTAGATTTGCATAAGAATAACGTTGGGCAATTGGGGAATCATTATGctttagaaaatgaaattaaactgCAAACTTTGGACGCAAGCTTCAATAAATTAACCTCTATGAATGCGGCTGCCGTTCCAAATAGCATTGAATTATTGTTCTTGAACGATAACTTGATTTCGATGGTTGAGCCACATACTTTtgcgaagaaattaaatttaacccGAGTTGATCTTTACGCCAATCAGATAACAAGAATGGATTTGAACGCTTTGAGATTAACTCCTGTTGATCCGGAGAAACCGCTTCCGGAATTCTACATCGGGGGTAATCCATTCCAATGCGATTGCACAATGGAATGGTTACAAAGAATCAATAAACTGGATCATTTAAGACAACATCCAAGAGTTATGGATTTAGAAAGTATTTATTGTAAACTATTATATAACAGGGATAGTAATTATCTTCCGCTAATTAACGCGGAATCATCCCAATTTCTTTGTACGTACAAAACGCATTGTTTTGCTCTTTGTCACTGTTGTGATTTTGATGCTTGCGATTGTGAGATGACGTGTCCCACTAATTGTACTTGTTATAACGATCAAAGTTGGTCCGCTAACGTAGTGGAATGTTCCGGCGTTGGATATACTGAGATGCCAAGTAGAATACCAATGGACGCTACAGAAGTTTATTTAGACGGTAATAACTTTGGAGAATTATCTAGTCATTCTTTCAttggaagaaaaaatcttaaagtttTATACGCTAATAACTCGAATATAGCAGCGATTTATAACCACACTTTTAGCGGATTAAGACGTCTAACAATTCTTcatttagaaaataataaaattaaagagttGTTAGGATTTGAATTGGcaactttggaaaatttgcgAGAACTTTATTTGCATGGTAACTTAATTCACCACATCGATAACAGAACATTTTTGGAATTAAAACATTTGGAGGTGCTAAGATTAGATGGGAATAGATTAAGACTTTTTGAAGTTTggcaattttctttaaatcctTACTTGGTTGATATCGGATTGGGCGATAATCAATGGTCTTGTGATTGCCAATACGTTCAAAATTATCGCAAATGGTTACAAGTTAATCaaggaaaagttttagattcaaacaaaattatttgtatGTACAACAACGTCACGAAAACTTTTGGGCCTCACCTAAACGATTTTAACTCAACTACTTGCTCTGCATACACAAGCGATACAAGAGCCATAATTGAAAatcaagttgttaatgattATTTACCATTACTTCTTGCAACGAtgtgtatttttattgtcaGCGTTGTTCTGGTTTGCGGAGCTTTTTATTATAGAAGAGAATTAAGAGTTTGGATTTATTCCCGATGTGGTTTAAGAATGTGCTACAAAACCACAGCTTTCGAAGAGCAACAAGATAAAGATCGACTTTTTGACGCTTACGTTAGTTATAGCGTTAAAGACGAAGGTTTTATAACCCAAGTTTTAGCTCCTGGTCTTGAAGGAGCCGACCCGCAATATCGTCTTTGCCTTCACTATCGAGATTTTAACGTTTCCGCCTACGTCGCCGATACCATCATCGAAGCAGTCGAATCTTCAAGAAGAACTATCGTGGTTCtaagcaaaaattttttacacaaCGAATGGTGTcgatttgaatttaaatcgGCTCTTCACGAAGTTTTGAAGGACAGAAAAAGGAAATTGATATTTATTGTTACCGGGGAGCTCCCCCAAAGAGATTTAGATCCCGATTTGAGACTTTATTTAAAGACGAATACGGTTATTGAATGGGGGGATAGACAGTTTTGGCAAAAACTGCAATTTGCCATGCCGGATATAAAAAGAAGTTGCGTTCATCAAAGGGgttcaattaatatttatgcCACGGCCACGCCTACTCATTTAGAAAGATCCAGAAGTCCTGGGTTACCTCCACCACCTCCCCCTGGAAAATTACCACCATTCTTGCAACACCCACCTAGTTTACCAAGAGATGGAAGGCCGATTCCACATCCTTTGTGGGCGTAG